tcaaaggtgagcttttgcccactgaagtcgggtacgacgccaaactgcagtcaggtcaagaccctggtgaggatgacgagcacatAGATGAGCTATCAtgagactgtttctgacagtttgtgcagaaattctttggttgtgcaaacccacagtttcctcAGCTGTCCCGGTGAGTGGTCTCAGATGGTACCgcaggtgaagaggaggaggttgaggtcctgggctggcatggttacacgtggtatgaggccagttggactttctgccaaattctctaaaacaacaaaggcggcttatggtagcgaaatgaacattaaatgatttggcaacagctctggttgatattcctgcagtcagcatgccaattgcgcgctccctcaacttgaaacatctgtggcactgtgttgtgtgacaacactGCAAagtttagagtggccttttattgtccccagcacaagatgcacttgtgtaatgataatactgtttaatcagcttcttgaaattcCAGACCTGtcgggtggatggattatcttggtaaaggagaaatgctcactaacagggatgcacaAAATgtaagaaataagctttttggctTTTGGAACATatctggtatcttttatttcagctcataaaacatgggaccaacactttatatttgtgttcagtgtatgAAGGGTATTGAATTGAATAGGTCTATGCTATGAATGCAAACCCCACACTTGATGTCACGTGGTATTTGGAGACTCTTTTAGCGACAAATAGCCTGTCAATAGTGCTGATCAGAAAATACTTTAACAGTTATACTTGCATGTTATTtgctctgtcccccccccccccccctgctccaTAAGGCTATGGCTTTGTTGAGTTCCTCAGTGAAGAGGATGCGGACTATGCTATCAAGATTATGAACATGATTAAACTATACGGAAAGCCCATCCGTGTCAACAAGGCCTCAGCACACAACAAAAACCTGGATGTGGGCGCAAACATCTTCATTGGTAACCTAGACCCGGAGATTGACGAGAAACTCCTCTATGACACGTTCAGTGCCTTTGGGGTCATACTCCAGACGCCCAAGATCATGCGCGACCCGGACACTGGCAACTCCAAGGGCTACGCCTTCATCAACTTTGCCAGTTTCGACGCCTCTGACGCAGCCATCGAGGCCATGAACGGCCAGTACCTGTGCAACCGCCCCATTACAGTGTCATATGCCTTCAAGAAGGACTCCAAGGGCGAGCGGCACGGCTCAGCCGCTGAACGCCTCCTAGCAGCTCAAAACCCGCTTTCGCAGGCCGATCGGCCGCATCAGCTATTTGCAGATGCACCGCCTCCCCCCTCTGCCTCGACCCCTGTCCTCACCACCCTGGGAGCCGGGATGCCCATGCCTGGTAAGTGTGCGTGCAAGTGGGTGCACCAGGGTAGAAGAATTTCAGCTTCCAAAATCCTTTGTGTATTTTGTGGGTGTACTTAGATAGGATCACTATTTGCCTTGTATAGCTTAGCCAAATATTGTGCTCTGTAGATTTGTAAGAATGTCAAAAACTTGATTTTCCTCACAATTTGAAAGTTTTTTATGTTGGCTTCACAATAACTTGACTAATAACTTCAGTAACACATCTACATCAGTTCATTTAAATTCAACTTTACAAAATGTgcaatttctctctctttctcggatCTTAATTTCCAGGCATGCCCCCTCCTGGTGCCTTCCCTCCTGTGCCACCCCCCGGATCCATGCCTCCTGGTATGCCCCCTGGCATGCCCCCCGCCCCAGGGACACCAGGACCCCAGGGAGGGGGCTCAGGCCCCCCACCTGGCCCACCACCCTTCCACCAGGGCATGCACCCGGGTAAGTCACTCACCATGACCATATCATTGTAATGAGTACAACTGTCAGGAAGGTTTTCCCAGATTGTAGTGTGTGGAATTGTAAGTTAGTGCTACTTCTGCTACTTCTGGTTAAAGAAAGAGAGCTTATTGTGTGTGATGATTTAGCTGACtattttatccaaagcaacttagtcatgcatgcatacattttgcaTATGGGTGTTCCCGGGAATCAAACTCActatcctggtgttgcaagcgccatgctctaccaattaAGCTACTGAGGCCCACCACCAATGATATTGTTCATATCCAACAGGAATGCCCCAGATGCCCATGCATCCTCATGGCCATCCCCCGGGTATGGTGCCTCCACCGGGCCCCCCAGGATCCAACCAGCACCGGGCACCTCCACCCCCCGGCATGCCCCCTCATCCACACATGGGCATGCCACCGAGAGGGCCCTATGGGCATCCCATGGGTGAGTGATGTGCCTTCACAAGGCTAGGGATAAGCTGATAGGAGATTTCAACTCCTATCAGTTGAAATCTCCTATCAGTTGAATAATTGCCTTTTAGTTGACTCCTGATTCATGCAAAACATGTCATtacttttggttatgttactATTCTGTTTCTTAGAGTCAGCATTTGGTACTTCCATTTTGGACTTTTACAAAATGTATGTagttgtaaacaaacactgtttaGCTTCAAAACATTTTGACAAATGTATCTAAAGggaaacaataaataaatacattaatttGATATCCTTGTTGAAATGTTCTGCTTGCTCTGAGATGATATATCATTGTGTGAATTCTCCCCATCCACACAGGTCACCCCATGCATCCAGGCATGAGAGGACCCCCTCCTCCCATGCCCCCACCAGGCTACGGTGGGGGTCCCCCTCGTCCACCTCCGTTTGGTTTCCAGAGGGGGCCTCCAATGCCACCGAGGCCCCCCGGCGGCCCACCTCGAGGTCCCATGAGAGGACCAATGCCCCCATAGACTACGGAAAACCACTGCAAGGCGCATGACCATGCTTTTTTTTAGTTCTATTCCAGATTACAATTTAGATACATGGTGTTCAatttttttgtatgtttttttcttCACTGTACAGATGCCAAACCTGCAAGGAATAAAGGTTTTAATACAACAACTTGGGTCTTTCAATTGATGTCCTTTCACTTCTCTCAGATGAGATTTAATTCAGAACATGCATCATATCAATCAACTTCTGCTTTCCTGGTACAAACATAAGACACAAAATGTAGTTGGTCCCCTGAATAGGTTAGAAACTACAAATGTGATCAAAAGGCCAGTTGTTTGAGACCATTGGTAGCCAGGAGAGAAGGTGAGGCATGTCCATAATGACAAGATGAATGGGATGGTTATGTTTTGACAAGACAAAGCACACGTAAGTTGATAGGTTCTAGACCTAATAGAAACTAAAACTGAAACCTCTTATAAACCCCCTGAAGTAACTACAAACCCACAAAATACAATGTTAGGCAGTGCCTTGAGAGAAAGCTATGGGTAGAGTACAAATACTAATTCTGCACTTGCTTccaaactacaaaacaatgtgtGCTGCGTCCATGTTGAATGAGGCACTCACTCGGTCTGTTGCCATGGTTATGGCAGATGCCACTTTTCTGAAGTAGTGGGTTATGGAGGAGGATGTATAGGGCTGCATAATCACGCTGATATTTTAAGCCATTTTTGATCATTTAAATTATTGATATAGATTCTTAAAGATATAGTAAAAATTGGTTGATGCCACTGAGCGCCAGCTGAAAATGGATTTTGAGCATTAGTTAATTGTGGCTGGACCCAACCTAGCTTGACCATGGAGACAGAATATTGAGTGTGTCAGCCCAGACCTATGTCAACAACACGAAAACAAGGCAGTCATGTAAAATGTCTCTGGGCTGTGAAAATCTTCTAGGGGTCACTTCCGGTTCCGTGGTATCTAGGTCTCTTTTCATGTCACTTCGATACAGCGATGACCGGAAGTGATTTTCTTAAGTAGCAGGTAAGGAGAGCATTTTCGCTAAGCCTTAACCTCAGTCTCCTAACCTTCTGCGTTAAttctaacctgctgtgtaagttctcctaacctggtaCGAAAAAGTAAATTCCGGTTATAGCTATATCGAAGTGGTGTTAAGTGTTTCTTTTTTTAGGTGGATAATGTTTCCTTACATTGTGAAGGGTACTTATTTTAATAATTGTTATTAAGCAGGTCTTAatgagcagtggtggaaaaagtgaagacccaagtgaaagtcacccagtaaaatactactcgagtaaaagtcttaaagtatttgattttaaatatacttaagtatcaaaagtgaatgtaattgctaaaatatacttaagtatcaaaaataaaagtataaatcatttttttctttatatagagcaaaccagatggcataatTTCCCccccaaatcagaggcagtagggatgaccagggatgttctcttgataagtgtgtgaattagacaattttcctgttctactaagcattcaaaatgtaacaagtgcttttgggtgtcagggagaaTGTAtgcagtaaaaagtacatcatttgatttaggaatgtagtgaagtcaaaaatataaatagaaaagtaaagtacagataccccaaaaaacgactttagtactttcaagtatttttacttaagtactttacaccactaatAATGAGTGATTAATGAGTGCAAACAAAGAGGCTTAAAACCCTATATTAGATTGGTTTATTAAACCCTCCTTTAAAATAGTTAGCAATTTTCATAGAGCTAGAATAACTGATATTTTCTGCATAACTGAGCTGGGCAGGAAAGTCATGGGTTGTCAATTAAGCTCACTTGTTTCCTCATCATCTGGTCCTGTGATGTCACTAGGTGGGATGGGCCAGTGGTTGGCATAGAAACAGGGGCAGGTGTATGTGAGAGAAATATGGGGTTGGCATTTTGATTATTCAGCTCAGGGAGAAGTCCATTTACATGGAAAATATTGTTTCAGAAACCTCTTATGCCTGTTGATTAAGGGCTACTATTAGTCTTATTCCAACgattaaaaaaacacacaactcATATTTAAGCTGTTCTATTAGAACATTGAATTGGAGCAGAGTAATACATTTGGCAACTTAAGTGTATCACTAAAAGGGAGGCGATTCTCATTATAGGCTGTAGGCCTACATGTTTGCGTGAGTGGTAAAGATACATATTTTCATTCAGGGTATGTAAGCCTAATACATACAGCTAAAGCTTAGGATACATTCATCAATTTGAAACATAAACATACCAACACCTTGATAAATATCAATAGGCTACACATCATAGTTGCTTGCTTTCACATGTAGGCCTACACATGATTCAaatagtattgtgtgtgtgtgatgatgagaGGGCGTGGTGGACAACATTTAATGCGAAAGCGAAATGGATGTTTAATACTTAAAAAATAGTTTGAAAAACGGGTTAAGATAAATGAATAACTTGAGAACCAATAAGAGAGCCATTAAGATAGACCGTGGCAAGGTGCGTGAAAGGTATATTTCTGCCGGGGGGGGCGAATCTTCGATGCTACTTGTGGTACCCACTGAGGTGGTACCTCTAGGTTCCAGCATCACGCTTCCTCTTCAGTCAGTTGGGTTACGGGGAGCCTATCCACGtttgagcagcagcagcatcaacgCACTGTCATCCTGTTGACAAAATTCAAGCTGGGGATATAGTGATATCCATGTCCATAATTACGGTGAGATGATGTTGTTACCTTTACTAAAATGAAACTCGGCAAATTGGTTATAATTAGACTACATAGGCCGACTCCGTTGTTATACGAATGTGGATGTGCGTGCTTCCCAAAATATCTTACCCACTGGCCATGATTTTGGATGTGAAAATCATATAGTGTTTTATTGAAATGTAGCCTATCTATTTATGCGACTATGCAGGTCGATGCAGACTCCATACAGACTAAAATTATTGATGTTATTGATATTTCTTGTAGCCTATTTAACATGACAGCAGGCCTATCTATCTAACATGATACCCAAGTCTTCCCTGCGTAAAAACGCAGTCACGACAATTCAATGTCTCTTCAAATGAAGAGATTGGAACTGCGTTTGAGTTTAAATCGTTTATATTACCGAAAATATGTTGAATATTGCATTTAGATAATTCATTGAACAATTGAGCTAATTGCTTTAGGTCAGTTGTAAAAGTCGCGCTGGTCTTGTTGCACTACGTTAAATATTTATAGGCTAATCCGAAATAAAATTATATTACTGGTAGCATACTATCATGATTTCGCAGTCGTATCGCGCCTGAATGGAGAAATGTGTTAGAATTTTGCCATCGTCCTTCACGTAGGCGATTCATCATGATTGTGTTGGCGAGGGGGATGGTAAACTAGGCAATGTGTCATCCTCAGGTTTTTAAAGGGGGATTCCGTGTCGACTGAATGCCAACCATCCGTAATGCATGTTATTGGCAGACCATTTCTGAAATAATAAACGGACACTTGTGACCTTGCAAAGATCTCACAACggttgaccatcatcttgaagcCGTGCTACTTTTGGCAAGACAAGAAATGTGCACGCTTTGCCTCCATCTATAACGACCTTGTCTCAGACTGGCGCCATTTGTTGCTGATGCTCAACGGGTTTACTATTTCCCTTAACAAATAGCCTACATATTGCCTTGACCGTTAAAATAAACAAGCCTGCAAAACATAATCAGGTGAATTTTTTTGAGAACATTGTTATGGAATGCAGACGTTCCTAGGGGCACATGCCCtctcagatttgtcctgtttaaaatgaatacatttaaaaaaaaatatatatatataaggggttttctttatttttactattatctacattgtaaaataatagtgaagacatcaaaactatgaaataacacatttggaatcatgtagtaaccaaagaattgataaacaaatcaaaatatatttcagatttgagattcttcaaagtaaccaccctttgccttgacagtttagcgcactcttggcattctcctagtcacctggaatgcatttcaattaaaaggtgtgtCTTCTTAAAAGTtgatttgtagaatttctttccatcttaatgcgtttgagccaatcagttgtgttgtgacaaggtattttatttatttatttttatttcgcctttatttaaccaggtaggctagttgagaacaagttctcatttgcaactgtgacctggccaagatagagtgtagcaattcgacacatacaacaacacagagttacacatggaataaacaaaacatacagtcaataatacagtagaacaaaagaaaacaaaacgtctatatacagtgagtgcaaatgaggtaagttaaggaaataaataggccatggtggcaaagtaattacaatatagcaattaaacactggaatggtagatcggcagaagatgaatgtgcagatagagatactggggtgcaaaggagcaaaataaagaaataaataccagtatggggataaggtaggtagatagatgggctgtttacagatgggctatgtacaggtgcagtgatctgtaagctgctctgacagctggtgcttaaagctagtgagggagatgtgagtctccagcttcagagatttttgcaattcgttgcagtcatgggcagcagagaactggaaggaaagacgaccaaagaaggaattggcttttggggtgaccagtgagatatacctgctggagcgtgtgctacggtgaccagtgagctgagataaggtggggctttacttagcagaaacttgtagataacctgtagccagtgggtttggcgaagagtatgaagcgagggccaaccaacgagagtgtacaggtcgcaatggtgggtagtgtatggggctttggtgacaaaacggatggcactgtggtagactgcatccagtttgttgagtagagtgttggagactattttatagatgacatcaccgaagtcgaggatcggtaggatggtcagttttacgagggtatgtttggcaacatgagtgaaggatgctttgttgcgatataggaagccgattctagatttaattttggattggagatgcttaatgtgagtctggaaggagagtttacagtctaaccagacacccaggtatttgtaattgtccacgtattctaagtcagagccgtccagagtagtgatgctggacgggcgagcaggtgtgggcagtgatggattgaatagcatgcatttagttttacttgcgtttaagagcagttggaggccacggaaggagagttgtatggcattgaagctcgtgcggaggttagttaacactgtGTCCAaggaggtaggggtggtatacaaaatatagtcctatttggtaagagaccaagtccatattatggcaaaaacagctcaaataagcaaagagaaatgacagtccatcattacattaagacgtgaaggtcagtcaattcggaaaatttcaagaactttgaaagtttcttcaagttcagtcgcaaaaaccatcaagtgctatgattaaactggctgctgcaacctctgtgtctttgtgagacgcagtgtaggtgaacggatgatttccgcatgttcccaccatgaagcatggagtaggaggtgtgatggtgtagagatgctttgctggtgacatttttggggatttatttggaattcaaggcacatttaaccaacatggctaccacagcattctgcagcaatacgccatcccttctggtttacgcttgtttttcaacaggacaatgacccaacacacctccaggctgtgtaagggctatttgaccaagaaggagagagtggagtgcggcatcagatgacatggcctctacaatcacccgacctcaacccaattgagatgattttggatgatttggaccgcagagtgaaggatggttggaaaaacattccaagtgaagctggttgagagaatgccaagggtgtgcaaagctgtcatcaaggcaaagggttgctaatatattttgatttgtttaaaacaaaaaaaatgggttactacatgattccatgtgttatttcatagtgttaatgtcttcactattattctactatttataaaatagtaaaaataaagaaaaacccgtgaatgagtaggtgtgtccaaacttttgaccggtataTATTTTTACAAAGAAAATGTATCTCTAATACTACTTGCCACTTAGCAATTGTATGAAGTCacctttagctagcccagatatgttcccaatctcccaacctcataactagcaaCCAAGAAGCCATTGCAGGCTAtgaatcaagttagagtagctagcttgtctaactatcttagctggtaTGCCTGCTGGCTAGGTTGGTAGACGTTAGAAAAGCAAGCagtaactaaatgtactgaataaaacTCACATTGCTTTCAATATTTTACTCATATTCTGGCAGAGGTGCAGAGAAGCATATATAACCAATAAGACCAATAATAACCAAtgagacaaaaccaacagaaaaggaaaaggggattggtggcagctagtagaccggtgacgacaaccgccaag
This genomic interval from Oncorhynchus clarkii lewisi isolate Uvic-CL-2024 chromosome 18, UVic_Ocla_1.0, whole genome shotgun sequence contains the following:
- the LOC139373552 gene encoding splicing factor 3B subunit 4-like → MAAGPISERNQDATVYVGGLDEKVAEPLLWELFLQAGPVVNTHMPKDRVTGQHQGYGFVEFLSEEDADYAIKIMNMIKLYGKPIRVNKASAHNKNLDVGANIFIGNLDPEIDEKLLYDTFSAFGVILQTPKIMRDPDTGNSKGYAFINFASFDASDAAIEAMNGQYLCNRPITVSYAFKKDSKGERHGSAAERLLAAQNPLSQADRPHQLFADAPPPPSASTPVLTTLGAGMPMPGMPPPGAFPPVPPPGSMPPGMPPGMPPAPGTPGPQGGGSGPPPGPPPFHQGMHPGMPQMPMHPHGHPPGMVPPPGPPGSNQHRAPPPPGMPPHPHMGMPPRGPYGHPMGHPMHPGMRGPPPPMPPPGYGGGPPRPPPFGFQRGPPMPPRPPGGPPRGPMRGPMPP